The following DNA comes from Candidatus Hydrogenedentota bacterium.
AATAGGAGTCGTCCGCCTCGTAGGGAAGGTCCGCCTCAAGCACGGCCCCGACCGTGCCGCACTTGTTCGGGCGGTCCTTATGCCAATCATGCGCCCAGAGCGCGCCGCTGCAGCCCCAGCCCATGTCGTTGCAGCCGAGCAGGTTCTGTTCGGAGAGGTCGACCGTTACGCCGTCCTGGATCTTGATGGCGCACTCGAAGACGCCGACCGTCGCGAAAGCCCAACAACTTCCGCAACTGCCCTGGTCCTTGACGGGCGTTACGCCGCCGAGCGCGCGCCAATCGTAGACGGGCGGAAATGCGCCCTTGGGATAGACGCGAGGTTCGGTTTTCATCTGCCAGAACGGGTCGCCGGGCGGGGGCAGCCGGAAACCTGTGCCATGTTCGGCAGCGACGGCGGACGCGGTGCAGAGAAGCACATGAAGAAGAAGGCAACTCGTTACACCTCTATACGGCGCCAAGCCTCGCATGACTCGCCTCTTTTCTCAGTTGGAAGCCAACTATCCACCCCGCAGATCATAGCACTTTCAGCAGGGCCTATTCGACCACAGGCACGAGTTCGCCGATGATATACGCAATGCAAAAGCAGGGCTCCTTGCATCGTGGATCTTCCGGTTGTTAGACTTCTGTTTCCGCTGCCCCGTCGGGCGGCGCTTGTCCTTCCTGCAATTGAGACGCACGCATGACCATACAAGAAAGCATTAGCAAGTTGATTGTAAGCACTGACCTGACTCGGGACGAGGCGGGTCAGGCCATGCGCGAACTGATGTCCGGCGATGCGACGGACGCGCAAGTGGCCGGGTTCCTGGTCGCATTGACGATGAAAGGGGAGACGGTGGAGGAGGTCGTCGGCTTTGCGTCTGCCATGCGGGCTTTTGCAACGCCCGTGCCGACGCGGCGCCGGCCGCTGGTAGACACGTGCGGCACCGGCGGCGACCATTCGGGAACATTTAATATCTCGACGGCGGCGGCATTCGTGACGGCGGGGGCCGGCGTTGCGGTGGCGAAGCACGGCAACCGGAGCGCGTCGAGCCGTTGCGGCAGCGCGGATGTCCTGGAGCGTCTTGGCGTGAACCTCGAGGCTGATCCGGTGTGCGTGGGGCAATCGATCGATGAGAACGGAATCGGGTTCTTGTTTGCGCGCACGCTGCACAGCGCGATGGGGCACGTGGCGCACGTGCGCACGGAACTCCGGATTCGCACGGTGTTCAATGTGCTTGGACCGCTGACGAACCCGGCGAATGCCGACGGCCAGGTAATGGGCGTCTACGAAGGAAAGCTGGTCAAACCGCTGGCGGAAGCGCTCCTTAACCTTGGTGCGCGTCACGCCTTTGTGGTGCACGGGTGCGACGGGCTCGACGAGTTCACGTTGACGGGGCCGACGCATGTGGCGGAAGCGCGGGACGGGCATGTGGAAACCTACTTGATCACGCCGGAACAACTGGGCCTTTCGATTGCGCCCAGATCGGCGTTTCTTGGGGGCGAGCCCGCGCTGAACGCGCAGCTGTTGCGGGAAGTGCTCGAGGGCAAGCGCGGCCCGCACCGTGATATCGTACTGCTGAACGCGGCGCCGGCGATTGTCGCGGGCGCGGGCGCGAGCGATCTGCGCGGCGGAATAGAGCGGGCCGCGAAGTCCGTTGATTCGGGGGCGGCTCTGGACAAACTTGAACGACTGATTAAGAGTTCTCATGGTACTCGATGAGATAATTGCGCACAAGCGCGAGGAAGTAATCTCCCGCAAGGCGGCCGTTCCGCAAGAGGAACTGGAGGAACGGATCAAGACGCTGGGTCCGCCCCGGGATTTTCGCGCCGCCTTGCGCCGGGATGGCATCAGCCTGATTGCGGAGATCAAGCGCGCTTCCCCTTCGCGCGGCGATATTCTGCCGGGCGTGGACGCCGTCGAACTGGGGGCACTGTATGAACTGAGCGGCGCGCGCGCGATTTCGGTGCTGACGGATTCCCGGTATTTTCAGGGGAGCCTGAACGACCTGACCGCGGTGCGCCAGCATGTGCGCGTGCCGTGTCTGCGCAAGGATTTTGTTGTCGACGCGTATCAGGTTTACGAAGCGCGGGCCGCGCAGGCGGATGCGGTATTGCTGATTGTGCGAATCCTGACTCCCGAGGAACTGGGCGCGTTTCTGGCGGTGACACGGGAGTTGGGGATGCATGCGCTGGTGGAAGCGCACAACGCCGACGAAATCGCGCGGGCAATCCAGGCACGTGCGCATATTATCGGAATAAACAACCGCGACTTGGACACGCTTGAGGTCGATTTTGAAACCACGCTGCGTTTGAAGCGCCGCGTGCCCGGGGGCCACGTGCTGGTGAGTGAAAGCGGCATCCACGCGCGCGAGCAGGTGAAACAATTGGAGGCGGGCGGCGTCGACGCCATCCTCGTAGGCGAATCACTGATGACGAGCGCCGACATTCAGGCGCAGATAAGGAATCTGCTCGGTCTTGACGAAGGTTAAGATATGCGGCATCACCAACGCCGAAGACGCGCTGGCTGCGTGCGAGGCAGGCGCGGACGCCGTGGGTTTCGTTTTTGCGCCCGAGGCGAAGCCTCGCGGCCGGTACGTGGAGAGGGATACCGCGCGCGAAATCGTCGAGCAGTTGCCGCCGTTTGTGACGACGGTTGCGGTTTGCGTGAACGAGCCGATTGAACGTCTGGCGCAGTTGCTCTCCTTCATCGATTG
Coding sequences within:
- the trpD gene encoding anthranilate phosphoribosyltransferase, producing the protein MTIQESISKLIVSTDLTRDEAGQAMRELMSGDATDAQVAGFLVALTMKGETVEEVVGFASAMRAFATPVPTRRRPLVDTCGTGGDHSGTFNISTAAAFVTAGAGVAVAKHGNRSASSRCGSADVLERLGVNLEADPVCVGQSIDENGIGFLFARTLHSAMGHVAHVRTELRIRTVFNVLGPLTNPANADGQVMGVYEGKLVKPLAEALLNLGARHAFVVHGCDGLDEFTLTGPTHVAEARDGHVETYLITPEQLGLSIAPRSAFLGGEPALNAQLLREVLEGKRGPHRDIVLLNAAPAIVAGAGASDLRGGIERAAKSVDSGAALDKLERLIKSSHGTR
- the trpC gene encoding indole-3-glycerol phosphate synthase TrpC gives rise to the protein MVLDEIIAHKREEVISRKAAVPQEELEERIKTLGPPRDFRAALRRDGISLIAEIKRASPSRGDILPGVDAVELGALYELSGARAISVLTDSRYFQGSLNDLTAVRQHVRVPCLRKDFVVDAYQVYEARAAQADAVLLIVRILTPEELGAFLAVTRELGMHALVEAHNADEIARAIQARAHIIGINNRDLDTLEVDFETTLRLKRRVPGGHVLVSESGIHAREQVKQLEAGGVDAILVGESLMTSADIQAQIRNLLGLDEG